One Arcobacter arenosus DNA window includes the following coding sequences:
- a CDS encoding NADPH-dependent FMN reductase: protein MSKIGILVASSNNNLKLGEKLSQLADELNVESEVINLVDLNLPLYSTVEEEKNGIPETVKLLADKILSLKAFIVVAPEYNGVMPPVLNNAMAWTSRSTKDWRDAFNEKIVGLATHSGGGGAKGLQAMRIQFQHLGANILARELLTTYEKPLNEESAKNMIIQLNRLSQI, encoded by the coding sequence ATGTCAAAAATAGGAATTTTAGTTGCTAGTTCAAATAACAATTTGAAACTAGGTGAAAAACTATCTCAATTAGCAGATGAATTAAATGTAGAATCAGAAGTTATAAATTTAGTAGATTTAAATTTACCACTTTATAGTACAGTTGAAGAGGAAAAAAATGGTATTCCTGAAACTGTAAAATTATTAGCAGATAAAATATTATCATTAAAAGCATTTATTGTTGTTGCTCCAGAATACAATGGGGTTATGCCACCAGTACTTAATAATGCAATGGCGTGGACTTCAAGATCTACAAAAGATTGGAGAGATGCTTTCAATGAAAAAATTGTAGGACTTGCAACTCACAGTGGAGGGGGTGGAGCTAAAGGGCTTCAAGCAATGAGAATACAATTTCAACACCTAGGTGCAAATATTTTAGCTAGAGAACTTTTAACTACATATGAAAAACCATTAAATGAAGAAAGTGCAAAAAATATGATTATTCAATTAAACAGATTATCTCAAATCTAA